The Oreochromis niloticus isolate F11D_XX linkage group LG2, O_niloticus_UMD_NMBU, whole genome shotgun sequence genome includes a region encoding these proteins:
- the LOC109204157 gene encoding poly(U)-specific endoribonuclease-C, with protein MCVSVLKLIIISLDSSGFEHVFVGETKSGTEIIGFHNWVQFYLQEKNQHLDYKGYKAREHDLPDQDDHVLNLQFSWNGVVMPVGSGFIGTSPEFEMAVFTIVFLMNTERSTTVVVNIDQCQMELVVIRHGRSLGTAYCCSAATEDMSGGTLTWIHHFIHF; from the exons atgtgtgtttctgttcttaAATTGATCATCATCAGCCTGGACTCCAGTGGATTTGAACATGTATTTGTTGGCGAGACAAAATCAGGAACAGAAATCATTGGTTTTCACAACTGGGTCCAGTTCTACCTGCAAGAGAAAAACCAACACTTGGACTACAAAGGATATAAGGCCAGGGAGCATGATTTG CCTGATCAAGATGACCACGTTCTCAACCTCCAGTTCAGCTGGAACGGTGTGGTGATGCCCGTTGGCAGCGGCTTCATCGGCACCAGCCCCGAGTTTGAGATGGCCGTCTTCACCATCGTCTTCCTCATGAACACAGAGAGAAGCACCACAGTTGTGGTCAACATTGACCAGTGTCAGATGGAGCTGGTGGTCATCAGACACGGGCGCTCACTCGGGACGGCGTACTGCTGCTCAGCAGCAACGGAAGACATGTCAGGCGGCACGCTGACGTGGATCCATCATTTTATTCActtctga
- the LOC109204152 gene encoding myosin-J heavy chain-like translates to MSHETLNNSLSDRQFREESHRLCGLVEGEIPDPMRLQDKIKELQLELSTLKLKKNYYQNNYYRLKDEREHRCKDVQEDSLLEQNSSIAAQLSQMESERNEQKKENANLKKALESLEYQVGEAHHKTTKKDEIIDKQNGEIVQKQEQIVELKKEICILQRRVRQALDEKQSQVESLEAKLQEQVQTIQMMHNDFVEKEESLLEQNTSIPVQLSQIESERNEQKKEIANLKKTLESLECQVGEARHKTTEKDEIIEKQNRKMVQNQELIVELKKEICILQRKVRQALDEKKSQVESVEAKFHEQVQTIQTMQHDFQEMEESLLEQNSSIAAQLSQIESERNEQEKEIANLKKTLESLEYQVGEAHHKTTKKDEIIDKQNREIVQKQEQIVELKKEICILQRRVRQALDEKQSQVESVEAKFHEQVQTIQTMQHDFQEMEESLLEQNSSIAAQLSQIESERNEQEKEIANLKKALESLECQVGEAHIERRKKDEIIEKQIREILHNQERIVELEEHIESMKQFGADLKNQLNEHLLAENYALKENEEILTKNNETLSAELALLQTITEKKHEELKNLTQQIFRLENAVKDIENVKRAQLESVKARSQAKIKTIQMSLHELQQKEEFLLEQNSSIDAERNELKKENTILRKGLENLEYQVRTTENLTQQMFTLEEIIRKQNCKIVHMQDLIDELSEHLEVKRKINENLKDQLRREEEGKILAAAHNFGDSCQITDESLQLENLAPEPEDLDSPVSEPSPDVVLTQENLAPEPEELDSPVSESPPDVVPTSSSWRHGARRLLKVGLGLAAAGILIPAAYWAFSMFNNCSPYDSVYGGLEPYCYLGHGSVPL, encoded by the coding sequence ATGTCACACGAAACATTAAATAATTCATTGTCTGACAGACAGTTTCGAGAGGAATCACATAGACTGTGTGGGTTGGTGGAGGGAGAAATACCTGACCCTATGCGGCTTCAAGACAAAATTAAAGAACTCCAGTTGGAGTTGAGCACCCTAAAGCTCAAAAAGAATTATTACCAAAACAATTACTATCGCTTAAAAGATGAGCGTGAACACAGGTGTAAAGACGTGCAGGAAGATTCTCTCCTTGAGCAGAACAGCAGCATTGCTGCTCAGTTGTCCCAGATGGAAAGTGAGAGAAACGAACAAAAGAAAGAGAACGCAAATCTCAAGAAAGCCTTAGAGAGTCTTGAGTACCAAGTGGGAGAAGCTCatcataaaacaacaaaaaaagatgagATAATAGATAAACAGAATGGGGAAATAGTACAAAAGCAGGAACAGATAGTTgagctgaaaaaagaaatatgtatTCTTCAGCGTAGGGTGAGACAGGCTCTGGACGAAAAGCAGTCACAGGTGGAATCTCTGGAGGCTAAACTCCAGGAACAGGTTCAAACCATTCAGATGATGCACAATGACTTTGTGGAAAAGGAAGAATCTCTCCTTGAGCAGAACACCAGCATTCCTGTTCAGTTGTCCCAGATTGAAAGTGAGAGGAATGAACAAAAGAAAGAGATCGCAAATCTCAAGAAAACTTTAGAGAGTCTTGAGTGCCAAGTGGGAGAAGCTCGtcataaaacaacagaaaaggaTGAGATAATAGAAAAACAGAATAGGAAAATGGTACAAAACCAGGAACTGATAGTTgagctgaaaaaagaaatatgtatTCTTCAGCGTAAGGTGAGACAGGCTCTGGACGAAAAGAAGTCACAGGTGGAATCTGTGGAGGCTAAATTCCATGAACAGGTTCAAACCATTCAGACGATGCAGCATGACTTTCAGGAAATGGAAGAATCTCTCCTTGAGCAGAACAGCAGCATTGCTGCTCAGCTGTCCCAGATTGAAAGTGAGAGGAATGAACAAGAGAAAGAGATCGCAAATCTCAAGAAAACTTTAGAGAGTCTTGAGTACCAAGTGGGAGAAGCTCatcataaaacaacaaaaaaagatgagATAATAGATAAACAGAATAGGGAAATAGTACAAAAGCAGGAACAGATAGTTgagctgaaaaaagaaatatgtatTCTTCAGCGTAGGGTGAGACAGGCTCTGGACGAAAAGCAGTCACAGGTGGAATCTGTGGAGGCTAAATTCCATGAACAGGTTCAAACCATTCAGACGATGCAGCATGACTTTCAGGAAATGGAAGAATCTCTCCTTGAGCAGAACAGCAGCATTGCTGCTCAGCTGTCCCAGATTGAAAGTGAGAGGAATGAACAAGAGAAAGAGATCGCAAATCTCAAGAAAGCCTTAGAGAGTCTTGAGTGCCAAGTGGGAGAAGCTCAtattgaaagaagaaaaaaggatgaGATAATAGAAAAACAGATTAGGGAAATACTGCACAATCAGGAACGGATAGTTGAGCTTGAGGAACACATTGAAAGCATGAAACAGTTTGGTGCAGATCTTAAGAATCAGCTGAATGAACATCTGCTGGCTGAGAATTATGCCcttaaagaaaatgaagaaatcCTCACCAAAAACAATGAAACCCTCAGTGCTGAGTTAGCCCTGCTCCAGACAATCACTGAGAAAAAACACGAAGAGTTAAAAAATCTTACACAGCAAATATTTAGGCTGGAGAATGCGGTTAAAGACATCGAAAATGTAAAACGAGCCCAACTGGAATCTGTGAAGGCAAGATCACAGGCAAAGATTAAAACCATTCAGATGTCTCTGCATGAGCTTCAGCAAAAGGAAGAGTTTCTCCTTGAGCAGAACAGCAGCATTGATGCTGAGAGGAATGAACTAAAGAAAGAGAACACAATTCTCAGGAAAGGTTTAGAAAATCTTGAGTACCAAGTGAGGACGACAGAAAATCTGACACAACAAATGTTTACACTTGAGGAAATAATCAGAAAGCAGAACTGCAAAATTGTGCACATGCAGGACCTAATAGATGAACTTTCTGAACATCTAGAAGTGAAGAGAAAGATCAATGAAAATCTCAAGGATCAGCTGAGAAGGGaggaggaaggaaaaatattAGCTGCTGCGCACAATTTTGGAGACAGTTGTCAGATCACTGATGAATCTCTGCAGCTGGAGAATCTTGCTCCTGAACCTGAGGACCTTGATTCTCCTGTGTCAGAACCATCTCCTGATGTGGTTCTGACACAGGAGAATCTTGCTCCTGAACCTGAGGAGCTTGATTCTCCTGTCTCAGAATCACCTCCTGACGTGGTTCCGACTAGTAGTTCATGGCGTCACGGTGCCAGACGCCTACTTAAAGTAGGTTTAGGTCTTGCCGCAGCAGGCATTCTTATTCCTGCTGCTTATTGGGCCTTTTCAATGTTTAACAACTGTTCCCCATATGACTCTGTCTATGGTGGCCTTGAGCCATATTGCTACCTTGGTCATGGATCAGTTCCCCTTTAA